ATACATAACGGGCGTTACTATGATAATCTTCTGGGCTCTGGGAATATCGCAGGCAACGTCATTTCAGATGTTCGTCCTCTATATACTCTCCGGGTTGTATATGTTTGCATTTTCTATCCTCTGGGGGGCCTTAGTGTTGCAATTCAGAAGGATTGCAGGTATAAATTTTATAACTCAAGAAATCCTGGGGATGGCCTCTGGTGTCACCGCTAATATTACTGCTTATCCTAGATTAGTGAGAATCGTAGCTTATGCTATTCCTCTATCATATACCATAAAAATCGGTAGGGGAATTTTGCAGGGGAGAACTTTCTTTGAAGTTCTTTTTGATTTTGCTATTCTGACTATCATAACGTTCTTGTATTTTTCTATAGGGGCGGTACTGCTCAAAAGGGCTGAAAATAATCTGAGGATTAAAGGGGGATGGGAAGCTTGGTGAGGTTCTTATATCTAGCAAAAGCATCCCTATTAACTGCAAAGCGTTATAAGATAGATTGGTATGGCAACGTTTTAATGCCCATTCTTGGTGTTCTCCCGGTCATTATTGCAGTCTGGTACGGAAACAGAATTGGCTTTCTGGATTTCTCAGATGTTGTTGGGACTGAAAAGTTCTTTGAATATTACATTCTTGGGGTTACATACTGGAACTATGTTGAGGCAGTCTGGGCATCAATTTTTATGCTGAGGGAACACATGAGAATTGGACAGTTAGAGGAACTCCTCCTTACTCCAGTTAAGCCGTGGGAATATATCCTCGGCTGGTCTTTCTTGGCAATAATCTTGACAACGGTTAGTTCCATGCCGTTGATTTTAATAGCTATTGCAGTAAACATCTTTCATACGAGCATAAAAGCATACATTCTGGCAACCTTCATATTTTTAATTTCAATGATAGCCTCTTTTGGTTTTGCATTTTTAATTTTTGGTTTAACGTTAGTGATTAGAGAAGGCGATGAAATAGTTTCATTACTTGGAAATGCTGCTCCTCTTTTAGGGGGCCTCTACTTTCCTGTAACTCTGCTTCCAACGCCATTATTAATTATCTCCTATGTATTTCCATTCACCTGGGGGGTTGATCTACTCAGGACTGTTTTTTTAGGTTCCAAAACAATTCTCAGCTTTGAAACTGAACTGATACTTCTCTTTATAATGTCCCTTGGGTACTTTGGAATGGGGATTCTAAGCTACAAATTACTCGAGATTAAAATGAGAAGAAAAGGAATTCAGGGATTTTAATAGGAATTGTAGGAATAACTTTGGGAAAAGTTTCTAGAAAGAACCCAAAAATATGCCTCGCCAATCGTTAGAACGGTTATCTTTGTCCTTAATGTTATTTTAGTACCCACTCACCATATGCAAAATATCAAAAATGCCATTTTCAAAATATCCTTGGAGGTGAGGATAGTGAGATTTTGTTATAGGTGTGGAATCAGCGAGGATGAGGGTGGTCCTCTAATTAATGGCCTTTGTCAAGTTTGTTTTAGAAAGGAGAATCCAGTTCTTTTAATTCCCTCTGAGATAAATACTGAACTCTGTCAGAACTGTGGGAGCTATAAGAAGAGAGGTGTTTGGGTTGACCCAGTTAACTATGAGCTTGATGCCCTGATATTCGAGGTAGCTGAGAATGCGCTACTTGAGGCTATAGAGGATTCCCTGTCCAATGTAAAGGAATATGAGGTAGTTGACTGGGAGGAGCTCGAAGAAATTAGGAACATTCCTGTAGGAAAGGCATTTATAGCGTTTAGAGTGCTAGATTACCATATAGAGCACTTTCCTGCAATAGTCATCTATGAGGTTAGGGCCAAGGCTAGGATTCATGAACTTCAAGTTGAACCCCACGACGAAGTCAGGACGACAACGGTTTTTGTAAGGCAAACCGTATGTCCGAGATGCCAGAAGTTTCTTGCAGGTTATTATGAGGCAATACTTCAAGTTAGGGTTGAGGATAGGAAGTTCACGAAAGAGGAAAGGGAAGAAATAACGAAGCTTGTTCAGGAGAAAGTCGATGAAATCATGAGGAAAGACAGGATGGGGTTTATACAGGACACCATAGAGAAGGAAGAGGGAATAGACTTTTACATGGGCTCAACGAGCGCAGCTAGGAAGCTTGCCAATGCAATAAAAGAGAAATATGGGGGAGTTATAAGTGAGGCCTACGAGCTTGTAGGCTTGGACAGAATGACCAGCAAAGAAGTTTACAGGACGAGCGTTACAATAAGACTTCCAAAATTCAGAAAGGGCGACATAGTGGAGGATAGGCATGGGAGAGTGTATAGGGTTGAAAATGTCGATGGAAAAGGGATGAGGCTTAAGAACCTCGAAACATGGGAAAGCGAGCACTATGACTGGAAGACTATAAAAAGAGAAAAGATAGACAAAGTAGAGCATGAAGAGAGGAAGGCCCTCTTAATGGGACAAACCCCGAGAGAAGCCCAGTTCATGGACATGGAAACCTATGAAACCTTTGAATTGCCTAAGCCGAGAGAAAGCCTTGAAGATGGCCAGGTGTATAAGATCGTGAAGGTTAAGGGAAGGATGTATATAAAGGAAAAGGAGGGAGAGAAATGAGCATGATAATAGTCTACACAACATTTCCAAATTGGGAGAGTGCCGAGAAGGTGATAAAAACTCTGCTCGAGGAAAGACTCGTGGCATGTGCGAATTTAAGAGAACACAAGGCCTTTTATTGGTGGCAGGGAAGGATAGAAGAAGATACCGAAGTTGGCGCGATATTAAAAACCAAGGAAGAGCTATGGGATGAAGTTAGGAGAAGGTTAAAAGAGTTGCATCCCTATACAGTTCCAGCAATAATAAAAATTAGAGTTGAGGATGTTAATGAGGACTACCTAAAGTGGCTTATTGAGGAGACTAAATGATGAGTACGGGGCCACCTGAGGGGGTGATGAAGTTTCTCCCAAGGCTGATAGTTATCTGTACATTATGAAATCTAAAAGGTTCTTTGCTTTAGTTTTTCTCTTTAGCTCAACATAAGCCTCGCTTCCGTCGCACTCTATAGAATAATCAACTCCCGCTTCCTCCAAGATGAACCTCATAATCCCAAACGCCAAATGAGATTTCTTTCCCTCCATTTCAACTGCCAAAAATGGGGTCTCGTTCTTTCTTCCCACGATGATGTCGAAGTTTATTCCTCCACATATATCGGCATCAATGAAGCTTATTTTTTCACCAGTTTTCGTTTTTCTGACAAGTGGATTTGAAAATTTTGTCTTTAACTTGTCGATTATTCTAAGAACCTTTTCAAAGTCTTCCTCCCTTAAATCCTCTCTTATTCTTATCCTTTCAATCATTTTGCATCCCAAGTTACGGTAATGTTAAGAATTTAAACATTGCTAATGAACGCATTTGAACATTTGATTAGTTGAAAGCGGAAACATATTTTAAGCATTTGCCGAACTTATGAACGGTGATTGTCGATGGTTTTAATAATCGACACAACATTTAGAGATGCACATCAATCTCTCCTCGCGACAAGATTAAGGACAGAGGATATGCTTCCAATAGCTGAGGACATGGATAAAATAGGCTTTTACTCTATGGAAGTTTGGGGAGGAGCAACTTTTGACGTGTGTATAAGGTATTTAAATGAAGATCCTTGGGAAAGGTTAAGGCTTCTTAGGGAACGAATAAAGAAAACGAAGTTGCAGATGCTGTTACGAGGAAAGAACTTAGTTGGCTACAAACATTACCCCAATGAAGTTGTCGAAAAGTTCATTGAAAAATCCTATGAAAATGGGATAGACATCTTCAGGATTTTTGATGCCCTTAATGACGTCAACAACATGGAACTTGCCATAAGAACCGCAAAGAGAGTCGGAGCAGAGGTTCAAGGTGTCATTGCATATACAACAGGCCCCATCTTTACGCTTGACTACTACCTCGCCAAGACCGAAGAGCTGATAGGGCTGGATGTAGATGTAATAACAATAAAAGACATGGCCGGGCTTCTCACACCGGAAATGGCGTATAAGCTGGTTATTGAAATAAAGCAGACGTATGGAATTCCCGTGAATATTCATACCCATTCAACAACGGGAATGGCAGTTGCAACTTATCTAAAGGCTGTTGAGGCTGGGGTTGATTTCATAGATACCTCCATAAGTCCGTTGGCATTTGGAACCGCACAACCTGGTATCCAGACAGTTTATGAGATGCTACCGAGTGATGAAAAACCAAAACTGAACTTCAACATGATTAGGAAAGTCTCGAAGTACCTCAAATCTATAATAGAAGGGAAGTACTCCACAATACTGAGGAAAGAAGTCCTCCAGGTGAACCCGAATGTTTTGATATATCAAGTTCCTGGAGGCATGATGTCAAACTTGATAACTCAACTCAAGGAGATGAACGCTCTTCATAGGCTAGATGAAGTTCTCAAGGAGATACCTAAGGTGAGGGAAGATCTCGGATGGCCGCCACTTGTCACTCCTGCTAGCCAGATAGTGGGAACACAGGCAGTACTCAACGTTCTTTTTGGGAGGTATAAAATGCTAACAAGAGAAGTGAAAGCTTATCTGCTTGGAAAGTATGGAAAGCCACCTGCCAATGTCAATCCAGAACTTCTAGAGAGGGTTAGGGGAGAGAAAATAAAAGATGATGTGAAATCTCTCGAAGCCTGTAGAAGAGAACTGGTGGAAAGGGGCTTTATAGAGGAAAGCGAGCGTGAAGAGGATGTTCTAACGTTCTGTCTGTTTCCGCAGGTTGCACTTGAATTTTTTAAGAAGAGGAGGCTGAATATAAAAGAGCATAAGCCATTGAAAAATGCTAGGATGTTTAAACTATTGATAAATGGACTTGAATTTGAAGTTGGGATATTGGAATAATGGGAGTCTATACAAGTCTAAAATTCCATAAAGTTGCTTTGAAGAACCACACGGCCTAGAACCTACGATGAGGCTTTATATACCTCACTATAACACCGGCTGTGGCATAACTCATAACTATAAGAATAGGCTCTGCCTTAAATAGAATCTCGTCATGCACGGTAGTTTTTTCGAGCAAAAGTGGAAAATTTATTCCGTTGATCACTGATAATAGTGATAGTCCAATCACAAGTGCTTGGGCTAGAAGAGTTCCAAGTAGTATCGTCATGATGATTAGCAATATCTCATCCTTTATCCTATTCAAAGATAGCATTCGAATATCACCCATAGTAAGTTTAATCTGTTATGGATTTTTTATTTTAATATCTCTTTCTAAGAACTTTATCGAAATAATTACTACTAGAGATTATCATAACTCTCTGAGGTACATTATGAGTCTCCTAGCATCTTCGCACATGTTTGAGTTGTTGAAATACACAAAGCTCTCTTTAATGTGGAAGGAAAGAACCTTGTTCATTATCTTCTTTAGCTCCTCATCACTATACTTATGGGAGTAAATTATCTTACCTCCCTCATATTTCCCATGGAGCCGGTAGTACGTGATGTATCCGCTATGAAGGGGAACTGAAACTAATGGATCAACAACATCTATAACATCAAATTTTCTTGTGAACTTTTTCCTACCCCTCTCACTCCATCCCCTAAGCTCAACTCCAATTTCAAAGTTGCCCCTATCTATCATCGAGAAGAACTTCTCTGCGTTTTCAAAGCTTTCTTCTGTTTCTCTGAAGCTTTTGGGCAGCTGGATTATTATGAACTTCGCCTCGAGAATCTTGGCCTCATGTAACGTAATTCTCCAGAACCTTAGAACATCAGAAGTTGGCCTAAGGAGACCGACGTTTTTTGTGGGTTTTACATTGCTTCTTCTCCATGTTGGGCTGTTTAAAGGGTGAGTTATCCCCTGAAAAGCCTTAAGTGAGAATATAAAGTTCTTGGGAGCTCTTTTTTTCCATTTTTCTAATGTCTTGTCTTGCAAGATTCTATAGAACGTTTGCTGTATCTCGACCGTTCGGAAGTCTTGGAAATATTTTTCTTGTCTTTCACAAAATCCGCAGGTTCCGACTATGATGCTCTCCATAGAAAAGCCTCTGTATTATAAGCTTAAATAGCTTCTCGAAAAAATATTTAAATTGCTAACACCAATACAACTAATTTAGATAAAATTAAAACTTAATGGCTTAGTTATAAAGAATAAATTCGGAATCGTCGTGGCAATCACATACTTTGCCATTATGGACTTATTATGTATTCTCTCCTAGCATTGTTCTAGGGCGTCGGATGGATTAAGAGGATAAACACTGTAGGCCTTAAGCTTATATTCAAGAAGGAGGTCATAGAAGTTTGGGTGGGCCGATGACGATGGTGGGCACTCGCCGAGCTGATGAGGTTGTGGGGGGAGGAGCCAGAGGCCCGCACATTTATAAGCCAAATGCAAGCAAATGTCATTAGGTGAGCCTAATGAAAACCGAAAGGGCTAAGGAGATACTCCTCCAGCTCCTCAAGATTCCCTCCCCATCTGGAAGAGAAGACAGGATCGCGCTCTATATAATGGAGTTTCTTCACAGACTCGACTATGACGTTCATATTGAGAGTGATGGGGAGATAATAGATTTGGTTGTCAATCCAGATTCAGATCTGTTCTTAGAGGTTCATATGGACACCATAGAGCCAAGAGCCGAGCCCTTTGTTAGGGGAAACATTGTGTATGGCACTGGAGCCAGCGACATAAAAGGAGGCATCGCAGCGATCCTGCTAATGCTCGAACAACTCAGGAAAGAAGGAAAAGATCTAAACGTTGGTATAGTTTTTGTCAGCGATGAGGAAAAAGGCGGAAGGGGGTCGGCACTGTTTATGGAGAGATACAGACCAAAGATGGCAATAGTTCTTGAACCAACTGATTTAGAAGTGCATATAGCCCATGCTGGTAATATAGAGGCGTATTTTGAGGTCGATGGCAAGGAAGCTCATGGAGCGTGTCCAGAAAGTGGTGTGAACGCAATTGAACAAGTGTTTGAAATGCTCCAGAAGTTGAAGGGGTTGGAACCATTTAAGGTTAAGGGGAAGTATTTCGACCCTCACATTGGAATTCAGGAACTCATATGTGAGAACCCCTATTACCTAATCCCAGGGCTTTGTAAGGGAAGGTTGGAAGCAAGGTTACTTCCAGAGCAGGAGGTTGAGGATATTCTGGATCTTATAGACCCAATACTTGATGAATACACTCTGAAGTACGAGTATACTGAAATATGGGATGGTTATGAGTTAGATGAAAGTGAGGAAATAGTGCAGATAGCTAAGGAAGCTATGGAGGCTGTTGGGCTTGATGAATTTGGTGCAATGAGAAGCTGGACAGATGCAATAAACTTCACTTATAACGGGACGAAGACGATAGTGTTTGGTCCAGGTAATCTTGACATCTCACATACAAAGTTTGAAAGGATAGACGTGAGAGATGTCGTGAAGGCTAGCGAGTTCTTGATGAAGGTCAATGAAATATACTCAGGAGATAGATAGTCTTCCAAAAATGACATCCCTTACTGCCCAAAGAGTTAGCAAATAGAAAATTCCATACTTTGTTTCCAAATATATTTTAGTCTTAACCGATAAACTTATTAACATATTTGGTTTGTTAATAACTTCTTGATGGCGGATAGGGTGATAGTAGCGTTAATAGTGATAATAATTTTACTTCAAAATAACGTATTAGCATATTCGATAGAATGTCAAAAAGAGGTTCACTTTGGTGACATGTTTGAATGCAAAGTAATGGGAAATGGTAGACTCAAGGACATTAAGATCGTCGAAATAAATGGAAAACCTGTAGATTGGAGCGATCCAATACTTATATTTTCTAGAGGCGTTGAAGTTATTAGCTATAAGCTTAATAACGTAAATGTCTCCCTCCCCGTCACCATTGTTGTCTCTTCATACGGAATTCTTTCTAAATACTCTAGGACTACCCCCTTTTATAGGTACAAATGGGCTCTCTATAATAAGGATTTCGTCATAACTTTCAAGATTAACAATCAAACTGTATCAACAACAATCAAAATAAGTGGAGAAGTTCTTGATGAAAAAATGAAGAAGAAATTGAATTTAACATTCTTATTTTTAGGGGTAGTAGTGTTGATTTTCGGAGTTATACACATATTGCAGAAAATATTTAGACACAATGATACCTCTCAGAGGACCCAGATGAAATTGCCTGGAAACGTTTCGGTTAGAATTCAATATGTTTCTATGGCGTGGAGCTTTACATGGTTGATGTTTCCTCTATCGGCTTCTCTCCACTATCTTTTAGGAACCTCCGGAAGAGAATTTGAAAATTTTGCACTGGCTGGCGGGATATATATGTTGCTTATTGCAATTCTAGTAACGGCTTCATATCTTGGTGAAATAAGGAAAAGAAAAATAAAGCCTGTTACAGGAGTAGAGTGGATACCTGGCTCTCTAATTTTTCCATTATTGGCTGAGGAAAGCAAATTGACGATACTGGTCCTTCTAATATTCCTCGTAGCGTTCCTCCTAAGCAAAGACGAAACTCTAAACGGAGTTTTTCAAAGAATGGGTGTTATTGTAACCCTTATATGGCCCTTTATCTTTTATATCCTTTATCCAGGAGATCTAGGAGTTTTCATAATTTTCCTTGTTCTATCCTGGATATATTTCTTCCTTCTAGCAAAGACACGTGAAGATGTTGTTGAGGATCTGGACGCAATAATAGATTCTCATAGATCTGATTTGGTTCTTGCTCCACCCCCATCAGCAAAGGAGTTGGTGGAGAAACTTGATAAAGTAGTTAGAGCAATGAGGTGGGACTATGAGAAAAACCGTGTATCTAGGTCTAATTTTGATTTTGATAATAATTCTTCCACAAGCAAGTGCGATTAGTCTAAAGTGTCAGGAAAATCAAACTCTCGATTTAATAGTATGCACAATAAGTGATGCAAGTCCACAAAAAGTTGAAGTTAATATAAT
This is a stretch of genomic DNA from Pyrococcus sp. ST04. It encodes these proteins:
- a CDS encoding M20/M25/M40 family metallo-hydrolase — encoded protein: MKTERAKEILLQLLKIPSPSGREDRIALYIMEFLHRLDYDVHIESDGEIIDLVVNPDSDLFLEVHMDTIEPRAEPFVRGNIVYGTGASDIKGGIAAILLMLEQLRKEGKDLNVGIVFVSDEEKGGRGSALFMERYRPKMAIVLEPTDLEVHIAHAGNIEAYFEVDGKEAHGACPESGVNAIEQVFEMLQKLKGLEPFKVKGKYFDPHIGIQELICENPYYLIPGLCKGRLEARLLPEQEVEDILDLIDPILDEYTLKYEYTEIWDGYELDESEEIVQIAKEAMEAVGLDEFGAMRSWTDAINFTYNGTKTIVFGPGNLDISHTKFERIDVRDVVKASEFLMKVNEIYSGDR
- a CDS encoding ABC transporter permease, which translates into the protein MGSLVRFLYLAKASLLTAKRYKIDWYGNVLMPILGVLPVIIAVWYGNRIGFLDFSDVVGTEKFFEYYILGVTYWNYVEAVWASIFMLREHMRIGQLEELLLTPVKPWEYILGWSFLAIILTTVSSMPLILIAIAVNIFHTSIKAYILATFIFLISMIASFGFAFLIFGLTLVIREGDEIVSLLGNAAPLLGGLYFPVTLLPTPLLIISYVFPFTWGVDLLRTVFLGSKTILSFETELILLFIMSLGYFGMGILSYKLLEIKMRRKGIQGF
- a CDS encoding ABC transporter permease produces the protein MINVKGILTIAKKECKIQLRYRVVWLNFALTPFFMLAPWVLTAKMFSSDFGEAVLVGSLMWYWLNQYFFGVQEAFEEEREEGTLISIALAPISLLEFLIGKGMWILVECIYITGVTMIIFWALGISQATSFQMFVLYILSGLYMFAFSILWGALVLQFRRIAGINFITQEILGMASGVTANITAYPRLVRIVAYAIPLSYTIKIGRGILQGRTFFEVLFDFAILTIITFLYFSIGAVLLKRAENNLRIKGGWEAW
- the cutA gene encoding divalent-cation tolerance protein CutA, with protein sequence MIIVYTTFPNWESAEKVIKTLLEERLVACANLREHKAFYWWQGRIEEDTEVGAILKTKEELWDEVRRRLKELHPYTVPAIIKIRVEDVNEDYLKWLIEETK
- a CDS encoding 60S ribosomal export protein NMD3, with the translated sequence MRFCYRCGISEDEGGPLINGLCQVCFRKENPVLLIPSEINTELCQNCGSYKKRGVWVDPVNYELDALIFEVAENALLEAIEDSLSNVKEYEVVDWEELEEIRNIPVGKAFIAFRVLDYHIEHFPAIVIYEVRAKARIHELQVEPHDEVRTTTVFVRQTVCPRCQKFLAGYYEAILQVRVEDRKFTKEEREEITKLVQEKVDEIMRKDRMGFIQDTIEKEEGIDFYMGSTSAARKLANAIKEKYGGVISEAYELVGLDRMTSKEVYRTSVTIRLPKFRKGDIVEDRHGRVYRVENVDGKGMRLKNLETWESEHYDWKTIKREKIDKVEHEERKALLMGQTPREAQFMDMETYETFELPKPRESLEDGQVYKIVKVKGRMYIKEKEGEK
- a CDS encoding DUF72 domain-containing protein codes for the protein MESIIVGTCGFCERQEKYFQDFRTVEIQQTFYRILQDKTLEKWKKRAPKNFIFSLKAFQGITHPLNSPTWRRSNVKPTKNVGLLRPTSDVLRFWRITLHEAKILEAKFIIIQLPKSFRETEESFENAEKFFSMIDRGNFEIGVELRGWSERGRKKFTRKFDVIDVVDPLVSVPLHSGYITYYRLHGKYEGGKIIYSHKYSDEELKKIMNKVLSFHIKESFVYFNNSNMCEDARRLIMYLREL
- a CDS encoding pyruvate carboxylase subunit B, with product MVLIIDTTFRDAHQSLLATRLRTEDMLPIAEDMDKIGFYSMEVWGGATFDVCIRYLNEDPWERLRLLRERIKKTKLQMLLRGKNLVGYKHYPNEVVEKFIEKSYENGIDIFRIFDALNDVNNMELAIRTAKRVGAEVQGVIAYTTGPIFTLDYYLAKTEELIGLDVDVITIKDMAGLLTPEMAYKLVIEIKQTYGIPVNIHTHSTTGMAVATYLKAVEAGVDFIDTSISPLAFGTAQPGIQTVYEMLPSDEKPKLNFNMIRKVSKYLKSIIEGKYSTILRKEVLQVNPNVLIYQVPGGMMSNLITQLKEMNALHRLDEVLKEIPKVREDLGWPPLVTPASQIVGTQAVLNVLFGRYKMLTREVKAYLLGKYGKPPANVNPELLERVRGEKIKDDVKSLEACRRELVERGFIEESEREEDVLTFCLFPQVALEFFKKRRLNIKEHKPLKNARMFKLLINGLEFEVGILE